In the genome of Sander lucioperca isolate FBNREF2018 chromosome 18, SLUC_FBN_1.2, whole genome shotgun sequence, the window CATAAAATATCCATCGTACAAGCTAGTACTTCTGCATAATACTGCTACACATTATTTGATCTTCAGAACAAATACAATGTTTCTATTGTGGTGGTCGACCTTCTGACCTGCACATACACCTAATAATCAACAAAGAAAATCTAACATTGTTTCAAAGTAGTTCAAACTACAGCACCTGAAAACACACTACGTAATGCccacaacacaacaaacacagttGGAAATAGTTAGCTTTTAAACTTAACTGCATTCACTAGAGTATTCTAAGTCCTAAAGGCTGATTTCAGCCTGGAAGTAATGAAAGCGTCACATAAGAATCTGTTCTAGGCGACAACCAGTCTAGATAACTGCCCACAGCTTGTAAATATTTGTAACTTTCTTCTAGCTTTTTGATGATaacatttctctttcttttatcTGAAACGGCGTTTGAGCTCACTTTGCAGAGCGCTGTGAGGTCACGGTGCTTGCTCTTCACAAGGAACTCAGCTGTGATATCTCTGGGTGGTTTGACTTCGCTGGCCTCTTTATACTGCTGATGGAGCTCCTTCACCCGTTCCTTAGTGGTCACCATCtaaaagggagagggaggaaaagagagggaggggaagcCGGAAGTCATGAGATGATGGTGGATGCAGATCAGCCGGAAATTGAAACCAGTAGTGTTCCAGTCTAAAGCCTGCTTTTCGTACCATAACTTTTAGACTGCCATCAGATCTGTCAGCAATTCACTACAAATATTTGGTTTGCAAGTTAAAGgtactctaagcgatgtcacgcgttgtttaggctacaacatgttttgtcacatacagcaaacatctcctcactatccgcgagctgccggtcccctaaacacactgtaaaaaaacatcgcttagagcatcTTTAAGTCTTGTGGCACTGTGGGAAATTCTGGCACCACCAACTTGATGGcataataaaatgtgtttggGACTACTGCTGGTCCCCCAAAAAACTTGACGTGTGCTCACCTTGTTGAGAAGATCTCGGAGATCTTCCTGAGTCTTTACAATCTTCTTCCAGTGTTCTATCTGCTCATCTTTTACATGCTTCTCCTgaagcctacacacacacacacacacacacaattaggattagagtgtttgtgtgtatctgtatataCACATCTCTTTTTTGGGTACACACATGCAGAATACATCTGTCACCATCTCCTGTGTGTGAGCTCATGTAGTGTGCACCATATACTCACTGTATGACCACCTCCAGCGCCTGTCCCAGAGAAACAGGTTTGTTGTTCAGGAAGTTAAAGTCCAGCTGGTGACTGAGGAAGGAGGTGGCCTCCAGCAATCTGTTGAACTCTTGCTCCACCATCTCATCTTTTTCTTTTGGCAcctggatacacacacacaaatacacaaacaatcAATGACAGAAGTGATGGAATAGGAAAAACAAACAGTAGGAAAAGCATGCCAAATTCAACTAAAGCTGAAGACACAGGAAGTATTATAACTGGTACAATATGCAGAACTTCACTTGaaaatgtatgttgttttgttttgatgtcATTTATGATCCAACTTGTAACTGAGTCTACTTCTTCTCTTACTGGGACATGAATTTAAGTCACTGATTCACTAATATAAGCAGAAGAAGCATAGGTAAGGAATGTATTACGTAAATAAACCAATACATACACTGGTGCACCGTTCACCCTTGAGTAGTTCACCAAAAGATTATCATGGAAGAGGTTGAGAAGACaagaggggagagaaagagagaaagagaacatATTAAGTAAACACAACTTCAACCTCAAACAGATTTTCCCAAAAGTAAAACATGTACATTTAATTTGCCTTTTCCTGCAGAGGAGGAAACCAGTTACACATGATGTGGATGCTTCAAGAGCCCTGCTGGCTAGTCTCTACTTCAATGGAAGTGCCCTGAACATGAACCTAAACATCCTACTACTGTTGCTGCCACATGACGGACAGAACAAaaatgagaggggaaaacactGTTTATTTCTGATTAAATGACATTAGGCTGGATCTGTTTTCTGTTCTGCTCTGCTGTGAAAGGAACTGGAGCTGTTGTTGATGACACGCAACGGTAAGCAGTTAAATGAATCCACCAtccattgtgtttttttggCTCATGGAAAGCCAGATTCCTGCCTCAGGACAACAACTATAAACCCAAACACAGAGCACTTCTATGCCAAGAGGGAAATCTTGTGCACAACATCTTCTGTCAAAGGAAGTAAATAACACCAGGTCTTagtttcaaaaatgtaatttggatACACATGTCTAATGCAGCTGTAGCCAGAGGTTAGCTGTTTGATCATAGCTAAAAAATGTGAGTAGGACTGAAGCAGGTGGACAGTTTTCAGGCATCAGCTGGCTGGATCAAATAACATGCATGGCCCTGCTGCCATTAACCTCTTGCCACTGTTAAACAACTTCTTGGCTTTCAGAGTAAACCTGGGATTTATGCAAATgacaatcaacagaaaatgaaaactttttACAACTACTGTAAATATTGAATCACTTATAAAGTAATTCTGGATTCTACTTGTTTGTATAAGAACACCCCCAGGAGCTTGGCTATGGCAGGATATTGTACAATAGGCAACTCTCTTTAATGATTAAGGAATGTCGTTATACTCACTGCCTGGCCATTGGCTTCATACAGTGGACACTTCTGTTTGATCTTGGCCAGCTCCATGTTAACCTGCTTGCTGATTACTGCCATGGGATTCCCTCCTgaacaagcacaaacacacacgcaattGACAATGACACAGCATAAACATGGACAATAACACCCTCTACAGGTACACTTAAGTAACTGTAGAATAGTATCTGACTGTTAAAAGCAACTGCCTCAAAGCATGAGTCTATGATGGTCTGTCATGAGAAGACACTAAAGGTTTATAGGATGCTTTGACTTGTCACTGTTGTGACTGACTTCAGTattcacattaaaaaaaactggatcTGAATCTTACCCAGCCCTGTCACCACCATGGCTCCCAGATCAGCAACATAGTTGCCTTTTCTAAATGTGGCCACTCTGCCTCCAACACGATCCTGCATGGAAAAAAGATTTCTATGGTAATACGATACACTTGTGGCAATTATAAACTTTATTACAAAACACAAGGTAAGTTAAGGTCACTCAATTGGTTATCATCTAACCCTTTATACTGTATAAAGTGTATAGAGGGTGGCACTAATCTCACTATGCTATCAattatacaaatacagtaaatgttttacAATCATAAAATGATTTATACCAATAGCTGGTtaagaaaatgtgacaaaaaacacaaatatacctGAAATAACAGATTGATAGAAACCCTGTTGATGACCTACCCTGGCCTCCAACACGGTAACATCCATCCCGAAGCTCTGCAGCTGCCTGGCTGCAGCTAGGCCAGACACACCTCCACCAATGACTATAACCTTCCCAGTCTTCTTAGCTGCAAGCAGAGAGTACATTACCTGGGTATCCTTACTACTGACCATTCCCAGGTCAGTTTCTCTTAAAATGATTTTGTCTACAAGCAAGAGTAGCTACTAAATCCCAACATTAGCAAATCAAAACAGATTTAATCTTTTGGGGTATAAATCCAAGATACTTTGCCTTCAGCCCAAAGTGAATTGTAGAATACATAAATTGTATTAACTTATTTTACCACTGCAATAAATGAAGTGAACTTACTGGGCAAAGGCTTGACCCTCTTGTAAATGCCAAAGTTAATGAGACCATGCCTTTCTAAGTAGCTGTGTATTCTGTGGACCAGCACAGCATCACCTAAAAAGAGAATAAAAGCACACAAATCACAACTTCTATATGACTAAAAGTAttcttgtaaaaataaatagaattaaaaatatagaaaaataaaagataaataatgtttattcACTGTTGTATGGAGCTTCAAGCTGCTGTGCTGTGGCCTCAAAGGTCAGCTGGATTTTAGGGTTGTCCAGCCACAGTTGGAGCTGCACAAGGTTAAAATGAATTAAGACACACATGTAGGTTTAAAACAATGATCCCATAGTCCTTAGTGTTTTAACACAAAGTAATGTGTCTACACTGGCACTTACCGTACGGTTGCGGATGTAGAGGAAGACCTTCTGAGTCTGCTGGGGACCGCTGATGATGTCAGGGAAGCAGGCGGCCTCCTGGGATGTCATACGGTCATGAGGAAGACGGCTCTGGAAAGCAGCTCCTTCTAcgcctaaaaataaaaaatattatcaCTATTCTATTAACAGCATTGCATTGTCATTTATGACCAATtcaagaccaaaaaaaaaaagagcattcgTGTGCAATGAACTCCGAAATGTAACCAAACGTAGGGTAACTGTGAATGACACAGCCTTCATGTTAGTAGAGAAGAATCTCTGCATTCTGGCCTAAAGAAAAGATCAGGATTTTTATTACACATTTTGAGTTTCTttcctcaacaaaaacatcagtttCATTTCACTGCTTTGATATGATTAATCAAGTTTCACACTCACCAGAAGGCTCCTCTGGTTCACTGTCATTCTCTTCTTCTGGTGGTGGAGGTGGTGGAGGGATGACctgcttcctctctttctctgccttgGCATTCCTCTCCTCCTCAGAGTAATATTCGTCCTCCGACAGATTAGCCAGGCTCTCGTCCATCTCGCGGTACTCCACCTGCAACGGTAGGCACAATAAAAGCATCATTAAAACCAGCGTTGCCATCAATTGGTCGGTGTGCTCCCACGTTACAAGTGCCAAAACCTTTCTGGGAATAAGAAACAAATATCATAAACATCATGCTGCAAAGATGATGAGAAATTACCTCTGTCTGCTAAATTTAGATTGAGAGCAATATTACACCTACGGTTGAAATGATGATACATGTATTGATCCTTTAAAGCAAACAAATGGTcatgaaaaacagtaaaaatctGCCAGATGAAACTCCTTTTCCATTTCAATTTTCACTCCTCAAAATCAGTTTTGGCAGAATGTTGTCCTCCCTAAGCGGGAGGAAGCACATCCCTAAAATATTTACTTTTGCTCGCTTGCGACGACTTGTTCTGCGAACTTCAGCTGAGTCTTGGTCTGCCCCCCCCGGGCCTGCTTGGTGAGGCAAAGGAGCTCCTCCAGGTTCCCCACTAGGGGatgacctctcctttttctttacaTCCATAGGGCCTGCCGCTGAGGCCGATGGACCAGTCTGGGCATCAGAAACCGTGGCCCTATCCCCTCCCGCTGCTCCCGcagaagatgaagaggaggaggaagatgagccAGCGTCTGACTTCTTGCTAGACAGCATTATGGAGGATATTGGAGGCCTCTCCTGAACAAAGGGGGAACAGAAATTTGATGAcatttgtcaaaataaaacatacaagAGCTCAAGTTACAATGTTTTTAAGGGCAATGGTCGAAATCTGAATGTTCAAAATAGAATAATCAATGAAAAAAAGATTACAAAATATTCCTAAAAGAAAAGATGAAAATGATCAAGTGTGGGTTGTGCGTTCTGAAAGCAAACAGCCaaaacattcattttttaaaattttatttaCGTTTGTGCCCTTTGTGGCATTCCCAAATTTGTTTGAAATGTATAGCCTACAATAGTTCAAATGTAAAACCTACAAATTCCATGCCAAATGGTGATATCACTCACTTACTAGTGGTTTTCACACAAATTAGATCCAAGCAGAAAGATTAGTTTACAACCCCCTGTCAACTGGTTACTTTGCTTTTGGGGGCAGTGAATGCACCTCCAACAAAAGGCTAACGTCCACCAAACAATGTCGGCCTTTGGGAGATGCTCCACCCAAAAATGTCACATCTGCTTCGCTGGATGATttaagtaacgttagctaactgtgCATGAATGTCATGGTTTATGAAATGAGGACTCCATGGTTATAGTAACCTTTTCTTGTTTTACCCATTTCTCCGTGCACCTGGTAATATCCATTCAAACACTAAGAAATGAAGACAGAACCAGAAATATTGTTACGAACAGGACCAACTGGACAAAACATGTTGGCCTTTCACATTACATCCATTGAGATTTAgctaaacatttttgaaaacctGTTAGCAAATATCCACTGAATATTACAAGGGAATCAGATCAAATGTATTTCGCCGTAGCTCAGTGGTTTATCAGGATTGGCCAATTGAGAATAACCACTCGAGAAAACCTGAAAGAGCTAAACGCGTGAACCCTGGTgtttatttgattaattcatttaaacaggACAGCCGTTCGTCAGACACCTTTGTTGTGCAAAGACCGTTAGTAATTCCTAGATTGCCATCCTGATCAAATGTGACTTTTGTTAGCTAGCAAGCTGCAAAGCTAGCAGCCGAatggtaacgttagctatgGCTATCCACGTTAGCTTGCGTTAGCTACCAGTGGCTTTGTTTCTTGACAGCGACTTGCATATAGCACAgatgaatatattattatattcatttaATATGATTGCAACAAAGCGGCACTACACACATCGTTTGGATCGCTTCTAAATTAAATTTCTTCTAAATTTACATTACGAGACCATGCTATGTTAGCTAACGCCGCTAACAATGAGACCTGTAGCACCAACATTGGCACAGTAGCAGGTGCACCGGCTTCGCTTCCAAAATGAATCTGCATTTCTAAACTGACCGAATGTTAGGCAGACTTCCCTACACCAgggagcatgttttttttttttgttaaatgaagGCGAGCATAAATATTGAACATATTAATATTACCTCTAAGTCCTCCGAAGATGTCAACACAAAGACGGCACAGTAGCAGGTCTCCTTTCAATgaactctgttgtgattggtggatCGAAAACGTTACCCTGTACCACTCAGCGAAGCGATTGGTCAAAATAATTGTCAATCAAAAAGTAGGCGGGGATTTAATACTCAGCTACTGCAATGGAtctgttttttaaatgcacaaTGTGTTTCAAACACATATCGGCTTTGCTTTTCAGGATATAGAAGTAAAACAATTGGGTTTAAAGTTTCCCTTTTGTTGCTGATCCAGCGTTTCCGCACCGCTTATCTTCCGTCTATCGACAAACCAGTTCTGCAAAACAACTGACGTCAgtcaggaggaagaagaagaaaaagaacagtATGGGCAGGGAGAGGAAGGTGGGGGGGGTTTCCACCCAGACAGGTAAAGGTGAGCGCTGTCGCGACTACTACTCGGGAAAACATACCGACGTTTTGACTCCTTTGTTTCTCCATTTTGAGCCGACTCTGTGTAAGTATAACACCTAAAATCTAGATGTCGTGAATATATAGGCTATGTTTGTGCCTCACTGTAACCATTTAGCTTTACCAGCgtgttttaaagtttaaagtgaGCGAAAATCATAGGCGAaaagtctgtctgtgttttgttcTTGGCTAATTTGTCTTTTTGGTAGTTTACgattcaagattttttttttttatgtgataaAAACTTTTAGGGGTGGGGACATTTGTAACATGCAAAGTCGTAGCCTAATTAAAAATGAGAGTAGGCACTTCACGTAGCAGACATGGGGGAGTCTTTAGTGTCAGAACAGGGAAAATAAAGGCTCATTAGAGTGTTTCGTATGTTGCCCATGCTATTATATAATACACTTTAAAGTAAGATGTAGGCCTACTTAGGCTACTACAAACAAAGTAGCCTACAAACTGGTGAGCTGATTAACAATCTATCCAACAGAACCAAAAAATGGTAAAAGAAGAGCAGGAGTTGGCCAACCGGCCTGACAACACCGCCTTCACTCAGCAGAGGCTTCCGGCATGGCAGCCTATGCTCTCCGCTGGCATTGTCATCCCAGGGTTTGTCCTCATCGGCCTGGCATTCATTGGCATTGGCGTCGCTCTCTTTGTCACTTCACGGAGCATCCAGGTGTTGGAGGTATGATTGTGACCACCGAACACACTAATCATTTAGGGGGCATGCTGGAAATCAAGGGTCAGACATCACCAGCAAAAAGGGAGGAAGAGACAGTAAAAATGTGTTAACTGGGTTGAAACATAGCGCTTGAAAGGAAACAAACCTTAATAAAACAATCCATGTTTTCAGTGTTGAGATGAACTGAACTGTACACTGCTATCTGCTCACTTGTAAGCAATATCACACGGAGTTCAAAGAGATGGAGATAGGTGTTGTAGCCATCAATCATTAATAACCTTTCTTGTTCTTTCCTATACACAGTTCGACTACACTGGGGTTGACCAAAACTCACCATGCTTTAAGTGCTCTGACCCAAAGGTCTTGAACTGTGTGTGCAACCTGAACTTCTCCATTGACAGTCTATTTAAGGTAGCATTggagcatacatacatacggtAACACAGTTTAACTGTACTCCTGCTGCTGACACTGAAggctgtgtttttgtgattCTGTTTTCCTCCACAGGGAACCGTGTTCTTTTATTATGGTTTGTCCAACTACTACCAGAACTTCAGAAAGTACGGTGTTTCCAAAGATGATGTGCAGCTGTCTGGAGACCTGACTAACTTTAAAGTGGGTTAACAACATGGGATattgaagaaaaacacacacacacacaccactctgGTTTTAATTTCTATGGGAAAAACTAAATCTATATGTTCTCAGTTGGAATAAAAATacgttaaaggtcctatgacatgctgctttttggatgctttcatatagaccttagtggtcccctaatactgtatctgaagtctctttcctgaaattcagccttggttacagaattacagccactagagccagtcccacaatgagctttccttaggatgtgccatttctgtgtctgtagctttaaatgctaagGAGGcaagagggggggcaaggtggagggtgggagtgtggccttgaccaactaccATGCTTCgtttgttttcaagccatgataggctcgttcgagatgagccaggtctgcgcagaatcgatcaccggcgatcggCGCCCAATGcgtgccggttagatttgtgtccgacttgatcctgacttgctctgacgtcgtgcacacgtgggcaacgataacctcacgagatcaaggcggctgcagttctgagacgcaggcagcgcagttgcttttcaccgactgcaaggCCCAGACGGACaaagggcatgctgggaaacgactgcctctcagctgatctaacagctgattggttcaaaatcgactcaacatgatgacgttttatataaattttttactgtttttgaattggagggattttaattgctatttgtctgatttaaaggctaattctgtacaaaccacgtgtggctgatagtgatgtctagaagtcagagagactaaatctgttcagattacggatcatctacagtgtgttgttaattaaaatcagcaacatatcgcatgtagagcatttgagagctactctgtcataattaaaacaactggagactgtgtagctACAAGCTGATacatgggtctgataacattttattaaatcggaatcggaccacagtgtttgtcacttcctgttcagcctgaaggctgctggaaaccgctggaaactgtccgacttgacagcggatttttgtcaccggccccggctgctgctgcctgctctcgtccatTTTACAAGCGAGGTGCAGTTCATCTCGAACCGAGcatgatgtctctctgtttctcatgggtgggccaaattctctgggcgggcaaagcagaaaaaggggaggtaaccttcctccttatgacgtcataaggaggagattccagatcagcccatctgagctttcattttctcaaaggcagagcaggatacccagggctcgctatttctagccactgggggaccataggcagtctaggggaactcacattaatgttaaaaaacctcaaagtgacattttcatgccatgggaccttttttaAGAATGGAAAACAGAATGGAGTACAAATATGCTAAGTTGTCACCTTGGTTCAACATATCGGTATCTCATGCTGTTGCCCATCTGTCATACAAACTAAATATCAGATTATTTATTTGAACAATAAAAACActgttctctgtctctcttgaaGACTCCCAGTGACACCTGTTCACCCTATGCGTATGACAGCAACAACCAACCAATTGTACCGTGTGGATCAATTGCAAACAGCATGTTCAATGGTATGTAAGAACATTTAAATTCATTTGGAATTAAGTGTATTTGCTGTGTTATGGAAAAACTAATTAttgtgctgtttttttaaagacgCCTTCAAACTATATCAAATAATCAATGGAACAAATACACTGGTTCCCTTTGATGGAAAAGGGATTGCTTGGTGGACAGACTACAACATCAAATACAGAAACCCCAGCATCACACCTCTGAAGAACGCATTCAACAGTAATTACTTACTTTACTTGCTCTCTGTTCTATTTAAGTAGTGCTAGTGTGCATATTAATTGTCTTTAATGAGGGGTTCCCAGTCTGCTCAAAAATAATTTGGAATTTACAAAAAAGGATTTTACAAAGTGGTAAAGGAGTTTTATTGAAGTGCGCCTAGTATTGTGGATGAAAGGAGTAACTTAGTTTAGTGCAGTAAATAAGGGGTCCTTTTTAGATGAAATCACATTTAATATAACGTGAATTTAATATTATGTTTGAGAAACATGACCACTGATTAAAAGTTTGACTTCCAGATACCGTGAAACCCATATTTTGGTCCAAGCCTGCGTATGAGTTGGACACATCAGACCCAGCTAACAATGGCTTCATCAATCAAAATTTCCTGGTGTGGATGAGGAGGGCGGCCCTGCCAAATTTCAGAAAGCTGTATGGGCGTATCAACGAGGGTGATTATGCACAGGGTCTTCCTGCTGGAAATTACTCCCTTGAAATTGCCTACAGTATCCTTTTTATACACGTTACAGATTCTGGGATGATTTTGAGGATGGTGCTTGGAGGTATGGGCAGTTATGTATGTTTAGCATGAGTCCTGTGTTTGAAGATTACACTAACCATTTTTCACTTGGATCATATTTCCATTACACAAATTAGTACTGTATAGCTTTTTCTGTCTAATGCAGGCTTAACGGACACCAAAAATCAATGTCTAAAGCCAAAACGCGTCCTTTTCAACATATTGATACTCATTAATGAGACATTTC includes:
- the kdm1a gene encoding lysine-specific histone demethylase 1A isoform X4, whose translation is MLSSKKSDAGSSSSSSSSSAGAAGGDRATVSDAQTGPSASAAGPMDVKKKERSSPSGEPGGAPLPHQAGPGGADQDSAEVRRTSRRKRAKQVEYREMDESLANLSEDEYYSEEERNAKAEKERKQVIPPPPPPPEEENDSEPEEPSGVEGAAFQSRLPHDRMTSQEAACFPDIISGPQQTQKVFLYIRNRTLQLWLDNPKIQLTFEATAQQLEAPYNSDAVLVHRIHSYLERHGLINFGIYKRVKPLPTKKTGKVIVIGGGVSGLAAARQLQSFGMDVTVLEARDRVGGRVATFRKGNYVADLGAMVVTGLGGNPMAVISKQVNMELAKIKQKCPLYEANGQAGERCTSVPKEKDEMVEQEFNRLLEATSFLSHQLDFNFLNNKPVSLGQALEVVIQLQEKHVKDEQIEHWKKIVKTQEDLRDLLNKMVTTKERVKELHQQYKEASEVKPPRDITAEFLVKSKHRDLTALCKEYDELVEMQVKLEEKLQELEANPPSDVYLSSRDRQILDWHFANLEFANATPLSTLSLKHWDQDDDFEFTGSHLTVRNGYSCVPVALAEGLDIKLNTAVRQVRYTASGCEVIAVNTRSTTQTFIYKCDAVLCTLPLGVLKQQPPAVQFVPPLPEWKTSAIQRMGFGNLNKVVLCFDRVFWDPSVNLFGHVGSTTASRGELFLFWNLYKAPILLALMAGEAAGIMENISDDVIVGRCLAILKGIFGSSAVPQPKETVVTRWRADPWARGSYSYVAAGSSGNDYDLMAQPITPGPAIPGASQPVPRLFFSGEHTIRNYPATVHGALLSGLREAGRIADQFLGAMYTLPRQATPTTASNPQQAQPTPSV
- the kdm1a gene encoding lysine-specific histone demethylase 1A isoform X1, which produces MDITRCTEKWVKQEKERPPISSIMLSSKKSDAGSSSSSSSSSAGAAGGDRATVSDAQTGPSASAAGPMDVKKKERSSPSGEPGGAPLPHQAGPGGADQDSAEVRRTSRRKRAKQVEYREMDESLANLSEDEYYSEEERNAKAEKERKQVIPPPPPPPEEENDSEPEEPSGVEGAAFQSRLPHDRMTSQEAACFPDIISGPQQTQKVFLYIRNRTLQLWLDNPKIQLTFEATAQQLEAPYNSDAVLVHRIHSYLERHGLINFGIYKRVKPLPTKKTGKVIVIGGGVSGLAAARQLQSFGMDVTVLEARDRVGGRVATFRKGNYVADLGAMVVTGLGGNPMAVISKQVNMELAKIKQKCPLYEANGQAGERCTSVPKEKDEMVEQEFNRLLEATSFLSHQLDFNFLNNKPVSLGQALEVVIQLQEKHVKDEQIEHWKKIVKTQEDLRDLLNKMVTTKERVKELHQQYKEASEVKPPRDITAEFLVKSKHRDLTALCKEYDELVEMQVKLEEKLQELEANPPSDVYLSSRDRQILDWHFANLEFANATPLSTLSLKHWDQDDDFEFTGSHLTVRNGYSCVPVALAEGLDIKLNTAVRQVRYTASGCEVIAVNTRSTTQTFIYKCDAVLCTLPLGVLKQQPPAVQFVPPLPEWKTSAIQRMGFGNLNKVVLCFDRVFWDPSVNLFGHVGSTTASRGELFLFWNLYKAPILLALMAGEAAGIMENISDDVIVGRCLAILKGIFGSSAVPQPKETVVTRWRADPWARGSYSYVAAGSSGNDYDLMAQPITPGPAIPGASQPVPRLFFSGEHTIRNYPATVHGALLSGLREAGRIADQFLGAMYTLPRQATPTTASNPQQAQPTPSV
- the kdm1a gene encoding lysine-specific histone demethylase 1A isoform X3; protein product: MDITRCTEKWERPPISSIMLSSKKSDAGSSSSSSSSSAGAAGGDRATVSDAQTGPSASAAGPMDVKKKERSSPSGEPGGAPLPHQAGPGGADQDSAEVRRTSRRKRAKQVEYREMDESLANLSEDEYYSEEERNAKAEKERKQVIPPPPPPPEEENDSEPEEPSGVEGAAFQSRLPHDRMTSQEAACFPDIISGPQQTQKVFLYIRNRTLQLWLDNPKIQLTFEATAQQLEAPYNSDAVLVHRIHSYLERHGLINFGIYKRVKPLPTKKTGKVIVIGGGVSGLAAARQLQSFGMDVTVLEARDRVGGRVATFRKGNYVADLGAMVVTGLGGNPMAVISKQVNMELAKIKQKCPLYEANGQAGERCTSVPKEKDEMVEQEFNRLLEATSFLSHQLDFNFLNNKPVSLGQALEVVIQLQEKHVKDEQIEHWKKIVKTQEDLRDLLNKMVTTKERVKELHQQYKEASEVKPPRDITAEFLVKSKHRDLTALCKEYDELVEMQVKLEEKLQELEANPPSDVYLSSRDRQILDWHFANLEFANATPLSTLSLKHWDQDDDFEFTGSHLTVRNGYSCVPVALAEGLDIKLNTAVRQVRYTASGCEVIAVNTRSTTQTFIYKCDAVLCTLPLGVLKQQPPAVQFVPPLPEWKTSAIQRMGFGNLNKVVLCFDRVFWDPSVNLFGHVGSTTASRGELFLFWNLYKAPILLALMAGEAAGIMENISDDVIVGRCLAILKGIFGSSAVPQPKETVVTRWRADPWARGSYSYVAAGSSGNDYDLMAQPITPGPAIPGASQPVPRLFFSGEHTIRNYPATVHGALLSGLREAGRIADQFLGAMYTLPRQATPTTASNPQQAQPTPSV
- the kdm1a gene encoding lysine-specific histone demethylase 1A isoform X2 yields the protein MDITRCTEKWVKQEKERPPISSIMLSSKKSDAGSSSSSSSSSAGAAGGDRATVSDAQTGPSASAAGPMDVKKKERSSPSGEPGGAPLPHQAGPGGADQDSAEVRRTSRRKRAKVEYREMDESLANLSEDEYYSEEERNAKAEKERKQVIPPPPPPPEEENDSEPEEPSGVEGAAFQSRLPHDRMTSQEAACFPDIISGPQQTQKVFLYIRNRTLQLWLDNPKIQLTFEATAQQLEAPYNSDAVLVHRIHSYLERHGLINFGIYKRVKPLPTKKTGKVIVIGGGVSGLAAARQLQSFGMDVTVLEARDRVGGRVATFRKGNYVADLGAMVVTGLGGNPMAVISKQVNMELAKIKQKCPLYEANGQAGERCTSVPKEKDEMVEQEFNRLLEATSFLSHQLDFNFLNNKPVSLGQALEVVIQLQEKHVKDEQIEHWKKIVKTQEDLRDLLNKMVTTKERVKELHQQYKEASEVKPPRDITAEFLVKSKHRDLTALCKEYDELVEMQVKLEEKLQELEANPPSDVYLSSRDRQILDWHFANLEFANATPLSTLSLKHWDQDDDFEFTGSHLTVRNGYSCVPVALAEGLDIKLNTAVRQVRYTASGCEVIAVNTRSTTQTFIYKCDAVLCTLPLGVLKQQPPAVQFVPPLPEWKTSAIQRMGFGNLNKVVLCFDRVFWDPSVNLFGHVGSTTASRGELFLFWNLYKAPILLALMAGEAAGIMENISDDVIVGRCLAILKGIFGSSAVPQPKETVVTRWRADPWARGSYSYVAAGSSGNDYDLMAQPITPGPAIPGASQPVPRLFFSGEHTIRNYPATVHGALLSGLREAGRIADQFLGAMYTLPRQATPTTASNPQQAQPTPSV
- the tmem30b gene encoding cell cycle control protein 50B → MVKEEQELANRPDNTAFTQQRLPAWQPMLSAGIVIPGFVLIGLAFIGIGVALFVTSRSIQVLEFDYTGVDQNSPCFKCSDPKVLNCVCNLNFSIDSLFKGTVFFYYGLSNYYQNFRKYGVSKDDVQLSGDLTNFKTPSDTCSPYAYDSNNQPIVPCGSIANSMFNDAFKLYQIINGTNTLVPFDGKGIAWWTDYNIKYRNPSITPLKNAFNNTVKPIFWSKPAYELDTSDPANNGFINQNFLVWMRRAALPNFRKLYGRINEGDYAQGLPAGNYSLEIAYNYPVLSFDGRKKVVFSNVSWMGGKNEFLGIAYLVIGSMCVFMSIVMLIVYAKFKFPEEDGVPGH